The Paraburkholderia hospita DNA segment AAGATCCGCACGGGCCGTGCTCACACGGGCCTGCTCGATCACATTCAGGTCGACTACTACGGTTCGCCCGTGCCGATCTCGCAGGTCGCGAACCTGACGCTGATCGACGCGCGCACGATCGGCGTGCAACCGTGGGAAAAGAAGATGATCACGGTCGTCGAAAAGGCGATCCGCGAATCGGATCTGGGTCTGAACCCGGCGTCGCAAGGCGATGTGATCCGCGTACCGATGCCCGCGCTGACGGAAGAGCGCCGCCGCGAACTGACGAAGGTCGTCAAGAGCGAAGGCGAAACGGCCAAGGTGGCCGTGCGCAATCTGCGCCGCGACGCCAACGAGGCGCTGAAGAAACTCGTGAAGGACAAGGAGATTTCGGAAGACGACGAGCGTCGCGGTAGCGACGACATCCAGAAGCTGACGGACAAGTTCGTCGCCGAAATCGACAAGCTCGTACAGACCAAGGAAGGCGAGATCATGACGGTTTGACGGTCTGGCGCACACCAGACCCCAAGACTTTCACTGATCATCGTTTCTTTCTTTGCAGCTTTACCCGACGGCCATGACCTATACAAGCTCAACCGTTCGCGTCCCTGACGTTTCAGCCGTACCACGTCATATCGCGATCATCATGGACGGCAATGGCCGTTGGGCGACGCAACGCCGCCTGCCGCGCGTGGCGGGCCATACGCGCGGCGTCGACGCCGTGCGCGCAGCCGTCGAGGCGTGCGCGCGCCAGGGCGTCGAATACCTGACGCTGTTCGCATTCAGTTCGGAAAACTGGCGCCGTCCGACCGACGAAGTGTCGTTCCTGATGCGCCTGTTCGTGACCGCGCTCGAGCGCGAGATTGGCAAGCTGCACGCGAACGGCATCCGCCTGCGCGTGGTCGGCGATCTGTCGATGTTCGACAAGAAGATCCAGGATCTGATCGCACGCGCCGAAACCAAGACGGCGCGCAACACGCGCCTCACGCTCACCATCGCCGCGAACTACGGCGGCCGCTGGGACATCATGCAGGCCACGCGCAAGCTGGTCGAGCAGTCGGTGGCGGCGGGGCGTCCCGTCGAGGTCAACGAAGATGCCTTCGCCGAGCATCTTGCGATGGCCTACGCACCCGAGCCGGACCTGTTCATCCGCACGGGCGGCGAGCAGCGCATCAGCAACTTCCTGCTGTGGCAGCTCGCCTACACCGAGTTCTATTTCACTGACACCTACTGGCCGGATTTCGACGCCGACGCGCTCGGCCGCGCCATCGGTTCATACACGGGGCGCGAGCGCCGCTTCGGACGCACGAGCGCGCAGCTCGAGCCGCAATCGCAAAACGTCGATTCGCTTCCATGCTAAAAACCCGTGTCATCACGGCGATCGTCCTGCTGGCTATTCTTCTGCCTGTCACGCTTTGGGCGCCGATCGGCGGCTTTGGCGCGCTGATCGCGTTCGTCGTCGTGTTCGCCGCGTGGGAATGGGCGCGGCTTCTGAAGCTGCCGGGCGCCGGTCCCGTGATCTACGCGATCGTCGCCGCGCTGGCGCTGGTCGCCAGCACGAAGCTCGGCACAGGCGTCACGGCGCCGCGCCCGCTCTTCGAGGCGTCGTCAATCTTCTGGATATTCGCCGGCCCGTTCGTGCTGCTGCGCAAGCCGACGCTCGCGCAAGGCGCATGGCGGCCGTTCCTGCTGCTGGCGGGCGTGGTCGTGTTCGCCGCCTGCTGGCATGCGCTCGTCGCGGCGCGGATGGCGGGCGTGCCGTTCGTGCTTTCCCTGCTGCTGGTGGTCTGGTTGGCCGATATCGGCGCATACTTCGCGGGTAAGGCGTTTGGAAAGCACAAACTCGCGCCGTCGATCAGTCCCGGCAAGACCTGGGAAGGCGCGATCGGCGGGTGGCTGGCCGTGATGATCGTCGCGGCCCTGGCTGTCATCACGCATGCCTTCGCGCCGACCCTGTTTTCCGCGCTGCTCGACCATCTGGGCACCGCTCGTGCGTTTGCCACGCTGACCTTGCTGGTCGTGTTCAGCGTGGTGGGCGATCTGTTCGAATCGATGCTCAAGCGCCAGGCTGGCGTGAAGGATTCGAGCAATCTGCTGCCGGGTCACGGTGGCGTGCTCGACCGCATCGACGCTTTGTTGCCGGTGCTGCCGCTTGCGATGCTCGTGTTGTCGTAGCCATCGGCTAGAGAAAGAGATATGCAAAAACGAATTAGTTTGCTCGGTTCCACGGGCTCGATCGGAGACAGCACGCTCGACGTCGTCGCGCGTCATCCTGAGCGCTTCTCGGTGTACGCGCTGACGGCGCACCGCAACGGCGACAAGCTCGTCGAGCAATGCTTGCGCTTCAAGCCCGAAGTGGCCGTGGTCGGCGATGCCGATACGGCTGCGAGCGTGGCCGCGAAACTGCGCGCAGCGGGCTGCAAGACCGAGGTGACTTACGGTCCGCAGGCATTGGTCGACGTGTCGAAGAGCGACGGCTGCGACACCGTCGTCGCGGCGATCGTCGGCGCGGCGGGCCTCGAGCCGAGCCTCGCGGCGGCGCGCGCCGGCAAGCGCATCCTGCTCGCGAACAAGGAAGCGCTCGTGATGTCGGGTGCGATCTTCATGGACGCGGTGCGCGACAACGGCGCGATCCTGCTACCCGTCGACAGCGAGCACAACGCGATTTTCCAGTGTCTGCCGCGCGAATCGGCGCTGCATGGCGGCGTGTCGAAGATCATCCTGACGGCCTCGGGCGGACCGTTCCGCACACGCGAACCGTCCAGTCTCGTCGACATCACGCCGGAAGAAGCGTGCAAGCATCCGAACTGGGTGATGGGCCGCAAGATTTCCGTCGATTCCGCGACGATGATGAACAAGGGCCTCGAAGTGATCGAGGCGCATTGGCTCTTCAATCTGCCCGGCGATCGCATCGAGGTGCTGATTCACCCGCAGAGCGTGATCCACTCGCTGGTCTCCTACACCGACGGTTCGGTGCTCGCGCAACTGGGCAACCCGGACATGCGCACGCCCATCGCGCACGCGCTGGCGTTCCCCGATCGCGTCGATTCCGGCGTCGCGCAACTCGATCTCGCGCAGATCGCTCAACTGTCGTTCGAGAAGCCCGATTACACGCGCTTCCCGTGCCTCGCGCTCGCGATGAAGGCACTGGCTGAAGGCGGCGTCGCGAGCGCCGCGCTGAACGCGGCAAACGAGATCGCCGTCGAAGCATTCCTGACGCGCCGCATCGGCTTCATGGCGATCGCCCGGGTCGTCGATGCCGTGCTGAACGCATTGCCCAACCGCGAGGCGTCGAGCCTCGCCGACGTGGTCGACGCCGACGCCGCTGCGCGCCGCGCTGCCCACGCATTCATCGACGGTCTGCCGGCGGGCGCTCGCCTTACGGAACGCGCCGTCCAGTGAGGCGTTTATGAACCTGCTGATCGAACTGGTCGCCTTCGCAGTCGCGATTGGCGTACTGGTGGTCGTCCATGAGTATGGCCACTACAGCATCGCTCGCTTGTGCGGCGTCAAGGTGTTGCGCTTTTCGATTGGCTTCGGCAAGCCGCTCGCGCGCTGGGTCAGCAAGAAGACGGGTACCGAGTGGACCATCGCGGCGCTGCCGCTCGGCGGCTACGTCAAGATGCTCGACGAGCGCGAAGAGGGCGCGCCCATTGCGCCCGAAGACCTGCCGCGCGCGTTCAACCGTCAATCGGTCGGCAAGCGCATCGCGATCGTGGCGGCCGGCCCGATCGCCAACTTCATTCTTGCCATCGTGCTGTTCGCAGCCGTGTTCGCGACGGGCGTCACCGAGCCCGCGGCGATCGTCGCGGCGCCCGCTGTCGAGACGGCCGCCGCGCGCGCGGGCTTCGACGGCGGCGAGACGGTGGTTGCCGTGCGCGATGCGAATGCGGGCGAATCGGAACCCGTGCGCTCGTGGTCCGATCTGCGCTGGAAGCTGCTCGGCGCCGCGTTCGATCACAAGCGCGTCGTGCTGACCGCGAAGGACACGCACGGCACGTTCGACTTCCCGCTCGACTTGCAAAATCTTTCCGACAAGGAAGTCGATGACGACTTCATGTCACACCTCGGTTTCGAGCCGGGTGGCGGGACGTTGTCGGTGGCGGGCGTGCAGCCGGGCAGCGCGGCCTTGCAGGCGGGACTGCTGGCGGGCGACCGGATTCGCGCCGTCGACGGTCATCCCGCCGACAACGCGACCACCTTCATCAGCTACATCAAGTCGCACGCGGGCAAGCCGATCGTGCTGCAAATCGAGCGCGGCGCGAAGAATCAGCAGGCGGGTGCATTACAGAATCTAACCATCGTGCCGGGCGCACAGCGCGACGAAACGACGGGGCAACCCATCGGCCGCATCGGCGCTGAGCTCGCGACGCAGGTGCCGTCCATCGACGTCCGTTATGGTCCTGTCGACAGCGTGCGCCTCGGCGCGCATCGCACGTGGGACCTTGCTGTGTACTCGGTGCGGATGTTCGGCCGGATGATCGTCGGCGAAGCGTCGTTGAAGAATCTGTCCGGTCCCGTGACCATCGCGGACTATGCAGGCAAGAGCGCGAGACTCGGTCCGTCAGCATTCCTGTCGTTCCTTGCGCTTGTCAGCATAAGCCTCGGCGTGCTCAACCTTTTACCAATACCGGTATTGGACGGGGGGCATCTGTTATATTATCTGGTTGAAGCTGTTACCGGCAAAGCTGTATCCGATCGCTGGCAGCTCGTTCTTCAAAGAGCGGGACTGGCTTGTATCGTCGCCTTGTCGGCGATCGCGCTGTTCAACGATCTTGCTCGTTTAATCCATTTTTAAAGTGTCTGGCGGCGTACGATGGCGCCCGCCTGACCTGATGCAGCTATACACACTGGGGAAGCACGTTGTTTAAACCTCATCGCTTTGTTCCAAAGACGGTTGTAGCCGCGGCAATCGCCGCGCATGGGCTGGTAGCTCACGCGACGACACCTTTTGTGGTGAAAGACATTCGGATCGAAGGGCTGCAACGGGTAGAACCCGGCACGGTGTTCTCCTATCTTCCCATCAAGCAAGGCGATACGTTTACCGACGAAAAGGCTTCCGAAGCCATTCGCGCGTTGTACGCAACGGGCTTCTTCAACGACGTGAAGATCGCCACGGAAGGCGAGGTCGTGGTGGTCCAGGTGCTCGAGCGTCCCGCCATCGGCACGATCGACTTCTCCGGCCTGCACGAGTTCGAGAAGGACAACCTGATCAAGGCGCTGCGCGCCGTCGGCCTCTCGCAGGGCCGCTATTACGACAAGGCGCTCGTCGACAAGGCCGAACAGGAACTGAAGCGCCAGTATCTGACGCGCGGTTTCTACGCAGCTGAAGTCACGACTACGATCACGCCGATCGATCGCAACCGTGTTGCGGTCCTGTTCGCCGTGATCGAAGGTCCGAGCGCGAAGATCCGCCAGATCAACTTCATCGGCAACAAGTCGTTCAGCACGGGCACGCTGCGCGACGAGATGCAGCTGTCCACGCCGAACTGGTTCTCGTGGTACACGAAGAACGATCTGTATTCGAAAGAAAAGCTCACGGGCGACCTCGAGAACGTTCGCTCGTACTACCTGAACCGCGGCTATCTCGAGTTCAACATCGAGTCGACGCAGGTGTCGATCACGCCCGACAAGAAGGACATGTATCTGACGGTGACGCTGCATGAAGGCGAGCCGTACACGATCAACAGCATCAAGCTCGCGGGCAATCTGCTCGACCGCGAAGCCGAGCTGAACAAACTGATCAAGATCAAACCGGGCGACAAGTTCTCTGCTGAAAAACTGCAGGCCACGACGAAGGCGATCGTCGACAAGCTCGGCGAATACGGCTATGCGTTCGCGACCGTGAACGCGCTGCCGCAGATCGACCAGGAGCATCACAAGGTCGACCTGACGCTGCAGGTCGATCCGAGCCGCCGCGTGTACGTGCGCCGCATCAACGTGGTCGGCAATACGCGTACGCGTGACGAAGTCGTGCGCCGTGAAATGCGCCAGCTCGAAAGCTCGTGGTTCGATTCGAACCGCCTCGCGCTGTCGAAAGACCGTATCAACCGTCTCGGCTACTTCACGGACGTGGACGTGACGACGATTCCCGTCGAAGGCACGCCGGACCAGGTGGACGTCGACGTGAAGGTCGCCGAAAAGCCGACGGGCGCGATCACGCTGGGCGCGGGCTTCTCGTCGACGGACAAGGTGGTGCTGTCGGCGGGCGTGTCGCAGGACAACGTGTTCGGTTCGGGCACGAGCCTCTCGGTGAACGTGAACACCGCGAAGACATACCGTACGTTGACGGTGACGCAGGTCGACCCGTATTTCACGGTCGACGGCATCAAGCGCATTACCGATCTCTACTACCGCACGTACGAGCCGCTGTACTACTCGACGGATTCGAGCTTCCGTATCGTCACGATGGGTGGCGACCTGAAGTTCGGTATTCCGTTTTCGGAAGTGGACACGGTGTACTTCGGCGCGGGCTTCGAGCAGAACACGCTCGACGTCGACGCGAACACGCCGCAGGCCTACAAGAACTACGTGCAGGACTTCGGCCGCGTGTCGAACAACGTGCCGCTGACAGTCGGCTGGTCGCGCGATGCGCGTGACAGCGCGCTGGTGCCGAGCCGTGGTTACTTCACGCAGGCGAACGCCGAATACGGCACGCCGCTGGGCGGCGTCCAGTA contains these protein-coding regions:
- the frr gene encoding ribosome recycling factor, producing MSLADTRKSAEQKMQRSIDAFKNDLSKIRTGRAHTGLLDHIQVDYYGSPVPISQVANLTLIDARTIGVQPWEKKMITVVEKAIRESDLGLNPASQGDVIRVPMPALTEERRRELTKVVKSEGETAKVAVRNLRRDANEALKKLVKDKEISEDDERRGSDDIQKLTDKFVAEIDKLVQTKEGEIMTV
- a CDS encoding 1-deoxy-D-xylulose-5-phosphate reductoisomerase, which gives rise to MQKRISLLGSTGSIGDSTLDVVARHPERFSVYALTAHRNGDKLVEQCLRFKPEVAVVGDADTAASVAAKLRAAGCKTEVTYGPQALVDVSKSDGCDTVVAAIVGAAGLEPSLAAARAGKRILLANKEALVMSGAIFMDAVRDNGAILLPVDSEHNAIFQCLPRESALHGGVSKIILTASGGPFRTREPSSLVDITPEEACKHPNWVMGRKISVDSATMMNKGLEVIEAHWLFNLPGDRIEVLIHPQSVIHSLVSYTDGSVLAQLGNPDMRTPIAHALAFPDRVDSGVAQLDLAQIAQLSFEKPDYTRFPCLALAMKALAEGGVASAALNAANEIAVEAFLTRRIGFMAIARVVDAVLNALPNREASSLADVVDADAAARRAAHAFIDGLPAGARLTERAVQ
- the bamA gene encoding outer membrane protein assembly factor BamA, translated to MFKPHRFVPKTVVAAAIAAHGLVAHATTPFVVKDIRIEGLQRVEPGTVFSYLPIKQGDTFTDEKASEAIRALYATGFFNDVKIATEGEVVVVQVLERPAIGTIDFSGLHEFEKDNLIKALRAVGLSQGRYYDKALVDKAEQELKRQYLTRGFYAAEVTTTITPIDRNRVAVLFAVIEGPSAKIRQINFIGNKSFSTGTLRDEMQLSTPNWFSWYTKNDLYSKEKLTGDLENVRSYYLNRGYLEFNIESTQVSITPDKKDMYLTVTLHEGEPYTINSIKLAGNLLDREAELNKLIKIKPGDKFSAEKLQATTKAIVDKLGEYGYAFATVNALPQIDQEHHKVDLTLQVDPSRRVYVRRINVVGNTRTRDEVVRREMRQLESSWFDSNRLALSKDRINRLGYFTDVDVTTIPVEGTPDQVDVDVKVAEKPTGAITLGAGFSSTDKVVLSAGVSQDNVFGSGTSLSVNVNTAKTYRTLTVTQVDPYFTVDGIKRITDLYYRTYEPLYYSTDSSFRIVTMGGDLKFGIPFSEVDTVYFGAGFEQNTLDVDANTPQAYKNYVQDFGRVSNNVPLTVGWSRDARDSALVPSRGYFTQANAEYGTPLGGVQYYKADLQAQYYYSFSRGFVLGFNVQGGYGNGIGNAYPIFKNYYAGGIGSVRGYEPSSLGPRDATTNDPIGGNKMFVSNIELTFPLPGTGYDRTLRVFTFIDAGNVWGDPGQGGTTTTGSNGLRYGYGVGLAWISPIGPLKLSLGFPLQKHTGDQYQKFQFQIGTAF
- a CDS encoding phosphatidate cytidylyltransferase → MLKTRVITAIVLLAILLPVTLWAPIGGFGALIAFVVVFAAWEWARLLKLPGAGPVIYAIVAALALVASTKLGTGVTAPRPLFEASSIFWIFAGPFVLLRKPTLAQGAWRPFLLLAGVVVFAACWHALVAARMAGVPFVLSLLLVVWLADIGAYFAGKAFGKHKLAPSISPGKTWEGAIGGWLAVMIVAALAVITHAFAPTLFSALLDHLGTARAFATLTLLVVFSVVGDLFESMLKRQAGVKDSSNLLPGHGGVLDRIDALLPVLPLAMLVLS
- the uppS gene encoding polyprenyl diphosphate synthase gives rise to the protein MTYTSSTVRVPDVSAVPRHIAIIMDGNGRWATQRRLPRVAGHTRGVDAVRAAVEACARQGVEYLTLFAFSSENWRRPTDEVSFLMRLFVTALEREIGKLHANGIRLRVVGDLSMFDKKIQDLIARAETKTARNTRLTLTIAANYGGRWDIMQATRKLVEQSVAAGRPVEVNEDAFAEHLAMAYAPEPDLFIRTGGEQRISNFLLWQLAYTEFYFTDTYWPDFDADALGRAIGSYTGRERRFGRTSAQLEPQSQNVDSLPC
- the rseP gene encoding RIP metalloprotease RseP, giving the protein MNLLIELVAFAVAIGVLVVVHEYGHYSIARLCGVKVLRFSIGFGKPLARWVSKKTGTEWTIAALPLGGYVKMLDEREEGAPIAPEDLPRAFNRQSVGKRIAIVAAGPIANFILAIVLFAAVFATGVTEPAAIVAAPAVETAAARAGFDGGETVVAVRDANAGESEPVRSWSDLRWKLLGAAFDHKRVVLTAKDTHGTFDFPLDLQNLSDKEVDDDFMSHLGFEPGGGTLSVAGVQPGSAALQAGLLAGDRIRAVDGHPADNATTFISYIKSHAGKPIVLQIERGAKNQQAGALQNLTIVPGAQRDETTGQPIGRIGAELATQVPSIDVRYGPVDSVRLGAHRTWDLAVYSVRMFGRMIVGEASLKNLSGPVTIADYAGKSARLGPSAFLSFLALVSISLGVLNLLPIPVLDGGHLLYYLVEAVTGKAVSDRWQLVLQRAGLACIVALSAIALFNDLARLIHF